In the uncultured Methanobacterium sp. genome, one interval contains:
- the nth gene encoding endonuclease III, which translates to MDLSERIDLIMERLQQQYDLRVFEDGDPYRVLIRTILSQRTRDDNTDRASAQLFSKYHTMNEIAEADPVLLEPLIRPAGFYHVKAQRIVQVSRKLQDEFKGHVPEDMKGLLELPGVGRKTANCVLVYGFQKPAIPVDVHVHRISNRLGLVNTKNPEETEVELEKIVPREYWIELNDLMVQFGQTICRPQSPRHEECPLQELCDYYQNAENSQ; encoded by the coding sequence ATGGATTTAAGTGAACGTATAGACTTGATTATGGAACGTCTTCAGCAGCAGTACGATCTACGGGTGTTTGAAGATGGAGACCCCTACCGGGTTCTGATCAGGACCATATTATCCCAGAGAACAAGGGACGATAACACTGACCGGGCCTCGGCACAACTTTTTTCCAAATACCATACCATGAATGAAATTGCTGAGGCAGATCCAGTTCTCCTGGAACCACTGATCCGTCCTGCTGGTTTTTATCATGTTAAGGCACAGCGTATTGTGCAGGTTTCCCGTAAACTCCAGGATGAATTCAAAGGTCATGTCCCTGAGGATATGAAAGGTCTCCTGGAACTACCAGGTGTAGGACGCAAAACCGCTAACTGCGTACTGGTTTATGGTTTCCAGAAACCAGCCATACCGGTGGATGTGCATGTGCATCGCATAAGCAATAGACTGGGCCTGGTTAACACCAAAAATCCTGAAGAAACTGAAGTAGAACTGGAAAAAATAGTTCCCAGGGAGTACTGGATTGAATTAAATGATTTGATGGTACAGTTTGGCCAGACCATCTGCCGTCCCCAGTCTCCCCGACATGAAGAATGTCCCCTGCAGGAACTCTGTGATTATTACCAGAATGCAGAGAATAGTCAATAA